Proteins co-encoded in one Maylandia zebra isolate NMK-2024a linkage group LG16, Mzebra_GT3a, whole genome shotgun sequence genomic window:
- the LOC101477118 gene encoding C-X-C chemokine receptor type 2 gives MTEPNASLSWEDFGAIYDALNFSYNYTDFLLDPATQPCNFHTISDTVMIVVSVFYVLIFVMALPGNVVVGLVISLSKQPLTPSDLYLLHLAIADLLLAITLPFWATSVTRGWVFGEAMCKIVTVLQEVSFYSTILFLTCISVDRYTVIVRAMEVRRTNRQLVSWGVCAAVWIVGALLSLPGLFSSTFTSYNSSHVLCTEKYDPSTADEWRLATRILRHTLGFFIPLAIMLPCYGITIHRLLHIRGGFQRQRAMKVIIFVVLAFLLCWTPYHLVVIVDTFFRAKIVEYQCPARTAVDQAMFVTQSLALLHSCLNPVLYAFLGEKFRRRLRQLMAKIRIIERSSTSRSSRFSLSSELTPTIM, from the exons ATGACTG aaCCAAACGCATCATTGTCCTGGGAGGATTTTGGTGCCATTTACGATGCTCTGAACTTTAGCTATAATTACACAGACTTTTTACTTGACCCCGCCACCCAGCCCTGTAACTTTCACACCATCTCAGATACTGTGATGATCGTTGTCAGTGTCTTTTATGTCCTCATCTTTGTGATGGCACTTCCCGGTAACGTGGTGGTGGGGCTGGTGATCAGCTTAAGCAAGCAACCTTTGACCCCTTCTGACCTCTACCTCCTCCACCTGGCGATCGCAGACCTCTTGCTCGCCATCACCCTCCCGTTCTGGGCCACCTCGGTTACTCGGGGCTGGGTATTTGGAGAAGCCATGTGCAAAATAGTCACTGTCCTCCAAGAGGTGAGCTTCTACTCAACCATTCTCTTCTTGACTTGCATCAGTGTGGACCGGTACACTGTGATTGTGCGCGCCATGGAGGTTCGTAGGACTAATCGACAGCTGGTCAGCTGGGGAGTTTGTGCCGCCGTCTGGATTGTCGGAGCGCTTCTGTCCCTCCCGGGCTTGTTCAGCTCCACTTTCACCTCTTACAACTCTAGTCACGTACTGTGCACTGAAAAATACGATCCCAGCACTGCTGATGAGTGGCGACTGGCCACCAGAATTCTCCGCCACACTTTGGGTTTTTTCATCCCCCTGGCCATCATGCTGCCCTGCTACGGAATCACCATCCATCGCCTCCTTCACATCCGTGGGGGGTTTCAACGCCAGCGAGCCATGAAAGTTATCATATTCGTGGTCCTCGCTTTCCTGCTTTGTTGGACGCCGTACCACCTAGTAGTGATAGTGGACACATTTTTCAGGGCAAAGATAGTAGAGTATCAGTGCCCAGCGAGGACAGCAGTGGACCAGGCCATGTTTGTCACCCAGAGTCTGGCCCTGCTTCACAGCTGTTTAAACCCAGTGCTGTACGCTTTCCTGGGAGAGAAATTCAGAAGGAGGCTACGGCAGTTAATGGCAAAGATAAGAATCATTGAAAGATCGTCAACATCAAGAAGCAGCAGATTTTCGCTGTCATCGGAGCTCACGCCTACAATCATGTGA